Genomic segment of Rhodococcus sp. W8901:
TACCGGCTCGGCACCGAGTTCCGCGGCTCGGTCCCGTGCGGTGGTCAGCATCTCGTCCTCGAGGATCGTGTCCTCGGTGTGGGTGAGAATCCGTTCGGCGTTCGTGTGCACGCAATAGAGGCTAGCCGCGCCGCGTTCCCGATTCCTCGAGGCTCGCTCGTCTGGACCCGTCGAGGCTCGCCTCGGCGCCATTGTGAGGCCCACCTCGGTGACATCGCGAGGCTCGCCTCGGCAGAATTCTCAGCCCCCGCTCAGCTTGTTCATAGTGCGCACATATCGGGGTACGACAGGCTGAGTGCAACGCCGGACGACTAGACCGCACGGCGTGAAGATCACGCTCCTCGCGGGCGGTGGGAACAATTCCGAGTTCTCGGTAGTTGAACCTCCGCAATCCCGTGTCTCGTGATCAGCGGTCCTGAGTAGGAGGATCCACCCATCCTGATGATCAATGCCGAACGCACACCCACCGACACCGCCGAAGGAATCGCGGCGGGCACAGATTCTGGTGTGTCCGCAGTCGGCATCGATGTCGAATGCCCCGAACCGACCGGCACGGCCGCGTTCGACGCTACGGGTGACCGGGCCGCGATGCCGTCGTGGGACGAGTTGGTCCGCGAGCACGGCGACCGCGTCTACCGGCTGGCCTACCGCCTCTCGGGCAACGCGCAGGACGCCGAGGACCTGACGCAGGACACGTTCATCCGTGTCTTCCGGTCGCTGCAGAACTACCAGCCCGGCACGTTCGAGGGTTGGCTGCACCGGATCACCACGAACCTCTTCCTGGACATGGTGCGTCGTCGCAACCGCATCCGGATGGAGGCGCTGCCCGAGGACTACGACCGGGTCCCGTCGGATTCGCCGAACCCCGAGCAGATCTACCACGACGCGCGTCTGGCACCCGACCTGCAGTCGGCGCTGGATTCGCTGGCTCCCGAGTTCCGTGCCGCGGTGGTCCTGTGTGACATCGAGGGACTGTCGTACGAGGAGATCGGTGCGACACTGGGAGTCAAGCTGGGTACTGTTCGCAGCAGGATTCATCGCGGACGACAGGCATTGCGTGACCACCTGGCCGCGAATGGGAAGGTTGACTCCGATCAGATCGGTGTCGGGTAGTGGTGCAGGAGGGTTTGATGACGCAGGCGCGCAGACCTCGTCAGTTCGGCTCCACTGAACACCTGGCGAGCGAGGCGATCGCCTCGTACGTGGACGGCGAACTCCGCATGAATGCGTATCTGCGTGCCTCCCAGCACCTGGCCTTGTGTCCCGACTGCGCCGCGGAGGTCGATGCCCAGCAGCAGGCGCGGATCGCGCTGCGGCATGCCGGCGAGGTCGCCATGCCCAGTTCCCTGCTCGGTCTGCTGAGCCAGATTCCGCGCTGTCACGTGCCCGACCCCGAGGACACGCCCGCACGGGATTCCGCTCCGGGCATCATCTCGTTCGACCGGGACAGCGACATTTCCCGTCGCTGGCCGTTCCGTCGGCGCCGCTGACGGTGCCTCCCGGCACACCGCTGTCCTGATCGGTGATACTGGCATGCGTGACTGACGCACACGAGGGGGACATGCGCGCGTGACGGCTGATTCGAGCACGCCGGGGACGGCTGACGGCGACACCCCGGACACCGGCGGGCACGCGGGTTCCGCCCGTCAAGACGGGCCGCGGCTGGCTCCCCGCCCTGTGTATCGCCCCGACGTCGACCCCACGGCACAACACGCGTTCGGGCGTCCCGCGGGCGTGAGCGGTTCCTTCGTGCCGGAGGCCGAGCACCGCGCCACCGGCGCGCCCACGCTCCGCCTCGGTGCGCCCGACGCGGTCATGGCGGAGGCGTTCGGTCGTCCCGCCGGTGAGCCACATTCGCTGCAGCGCGGCCCCGAGGGCCCACCCGACGTCCCCGAGGACGCACCGGACGGCGATCCGTGGCGCGATCCCGAGGCCCCCGTCCGGCTCGGCGCTCCAGCTGAGGCCGCCACCGGTCCCGCGCCGCTGTCGGACGCCCCCAAGCTCGGCATCCGTGACGTCCTGTTGGGCGAACGCATCGAACGGAAGGCGCTCGTGGCCCTGGCGGCCACCGCGCTCGCGATCGGCCTGGTGGGCGGCCTGATCGCCACCGCGGTCACGTCGGACCGGGGGTCCCTCACGAGCGATCGGGTGACGCTGTCGCAGTCCGGCGGCGGCGAAGACGCCCCGCAGGGGCAGATCGCCACCGTCGCCGACGCCGTCCTGCCGTCGGTGGTGTCGATCCAGGTGGCACAGGGTGATCAGTCCGGAACCGGTTCGGGCGTCGTCGTCGACGGCGCGGGCTACGTCGTCACCAACAATCACGTCATCTCGATGGCCGCGACCAATCCGGGGGACTCGACGATCCGCGTCACGTTCTCCGACGGCACGAAGGTGCCGGCGCAGATCGTCGGCCGCGACATCAAGACCGACCTCGCGGTCCTCAAGACCGAGGCGGAGAACCTGACCGTCGCCGACCTCGGCCGGTCCGACGACGTGCGGGTGGGCCAGGACGTCGTGGCGGTCGGCTCCCCGCTGGGTCTGAACAAGACCGTGACCCGGGGCATCGTGAGCGCACTCCAGCGTCCGGTGCGGCTCAGCGGCGAGGGCACCGACACCGACGCCGTGATCGACGCCGTCCAGACCGACGCCGCGATCAACCCCGGCAACTCGGGTGGCCCCCTCGTCGACATGGAGGGCCGCGTGATCGGCATCAACTCGGCGATCCGATCCGAGAGCGGCGGCTCGGTGGGTCTCGGCTTCGCCATCCCGATCGACGACGTCACGGCGGTCGCGCAGGAACTGATCCGCAACGGCGTGATGCACCATCCGGAGATCGGCGTCAACGCCCGCACGGTCATCAACGACGCGACCAGCGGTGCCCAGGTCGCCAACGTGCAGTCCGGAAGTCCGGCGGAGGAAGCCGGCATCGTCGAGGGCGACGTGATCGTCAAGGTCGGTGATCGGACCGTGGCGAGCGCCGACGAGCTGGTCGTGGCCGTGCACGACCAGACGGTCGGTCAGCAGGTTCAGGTGCAGCTGGTCCGCTCCGGGCGGCTCGTCGACGTCCAGGTGACGCCCACATCGGACTGATGTGAGCGTCCAGTATGTGACGGGCATGTGATAT
This window contains:
- the sigE gene encoding RNA polymerase sigma factor SigE, translated to MINAERTPTDTAEGIAAGTDSGVSAVGIDVECPEPTGTAAFDATGDRAAMPSWDELVREHGDRVYRLAYRLSGNAQDAEDLTQDTFIRVFRSLQNYQPGTFEGWLHRITTNLFLDMVRRRNRIRMEALPEDYDRVPSDSPNPEQIYHDARLAPDLQSALDSLAPEFRAAVVLCDIEGLSYEEIGATLGVKLGTVRSRIHRGRQALRDHLAANGKVDSDQIGVG
- a CDS encoding RNA polymerase subunit sigma-70, whose protein sequence is MTQARRPRQFGSTEHLASEAIASYVDGELRMNAYLRASQHLALCPDCAAEVDAQQQARIALRHAGEVAMPSSLLGLLSQIPRCHVPDPEDTPARDSAPGIISFDRDSDISRRWPFRRRR
- a CDS encoding S1C family serine protease; amino-acid sequence: MTADSSTPGTADGDTPDTGGHAGSARQDGPRLAPRPVYRPDVDPTAQHAFGRPAGVSGSFVPEAEHRATGAPTLRLGAPDAVMAEAFGRPAGEPHSLQRGPEGPPDVPEDAPDGDPWRDPEAPVRLGAPAEAATGPAPLSDAPKLGIRDVLLGERIERKALVALAATALAIGLVGGLIATAVTSDRGSLTSDRVTLSQSGGGEDAPQGQIATVADAVLPSVVSIQVAQGDQSGTGSGVVVDGAGYVVTNNHVISMAATNPGDSTIRVTFSDGTKVPAQIVGRDIKTDLAVLKTEAENLTVADLGRSDDVRVGQDVVAVGSPLGLNKTVTRGIVSALQRPVRLSGEGTDTDAVIDAVQTDAAINPGNSGGPLVDMEGRVIGINSAIRSESGGSVGLGFAIPIDDVTAVAQELIRNGVMHHPEIGVNARTVINDATSGAQVANVQSGSPAEEAGIVEGDVIVKVGDRTVASADELVVAVHDQTVGQQVQVQLVRSGRLVDVQVTPTSD